A stretch of the Elephas maximus indicus isolate mEleMax1 chromosome 3, mEleMax1 primary haplotype, whole genome shotgun sequence genome encodes the following:
- the NBL1 gene encoding neuroblastoma suppressor of tumorigenicity 1, translating to MCGSHKNEHLHLYHLKAWHDLTVGSQEKSGGETSKRRETQRKALEKTRGLPARAFPVGSPARDSRWGGEKALGPLRRGAGRVLPVGGHAGPGPGRPWRPLLHARRERPRRSPAPRARPGPQTARSAASPRLAGRRQPCRPPPRASRGRLRLPPPRPADSTAGPGGRAALPAATRVRSRALEATGTMLRVLVGAVLPTMLLAAPPPINKLALFPDKSAWCEAKNITQIVGHSGCEAKSIQNRACLGQCFSYSVPNTFPQSTESLVHCDSCMPAQSMWEIVTLECPGHEEVPRVDKLVEKIVQCSCQACGKEPSHEGLSVYMQGEDGPGTQPGIHPHHHPHPHPGGQTPEPEDPPGVPHTEEEGAED from the exons ATGTGCGGTTCCCACAAAAATGAACACCTCCATCTTTATCACCTCAAGGCCTGGCACGACTTGACAGTCGGGTCTCAGGAAAAGTCCGGCGGAGAGACGTCCAAGCGCAGAGAAACCCAGCGGAAAGCGCTTGAGAAGACGCGGGGGCTCCCTGCTCGGGCCTTCCCCGTTGG AAGCCCGGCTCGGGACTCGCGGTGGGGCGGGGAGAAAGCCTTGGGGCCCTTGCGCCGGGGCGCGGGGCGGGTGCTTCCCGTGGGAGGACACGCTGGGCCGGGCCCCGGGCGACCGTGGCGCCCCCTCCTGCACGCCCGGAGGGAGCGGC CTCGCCGCTCCCCCGCACCGCGCGCCCGCCCGGGGCCGCAGACGGCGCGCAGTGCAGCCTCGCCTCGCCTCGCGGGGCGCCGCCAACCCTGCCGGCCGCCTCCCCGAGCCTCCCGGGGGCGCCTGCGCCTGCCACCCCCGCGGCCCGCAGACAGCACCGCAGGACCCGGCGGACGCGCAGCGCTCCCTGCTGCCACGCGCGTGCG TTCTAGGGCTCTGGAGGCCACAGGCACGATGCTTCGGGTCCTGGTGGGGGCTGTCCTCCCCACCATGCTGCTGGCCGCCCCACCACCTATCAACAAGTTGGCACTGTTCCCGGACAAGAGCGCCTGGTGCGAGGCCAAGAACATCACCCAAATCGTGGGCCACAGCGGCTGTGAGGCCAAGTCTATCCAGAACAG GGCGTGCCTAGGACAGTGCTTCAGCTACAGCGTCCCCAACACCTTCCCGCAGTCCACAGAGTCCCTGGTGCACTGTGACTCCTGTATGCCGGCCCAGTCCATGTGGGAGATT GTGACCTTGGAGTGCCCTGGCCATGAGGAGGTGCCCCGGGTGGACAAGCTGGTGGAGAAGATCGTTCAGTGCAGCTGCCAGGCGTGCGGCAAGGAGCCCAGCCACGAGGGCCTGAGCGTCTACATGCAGGGCGAGGACGGGCCAGGCACCCAGCCCGGCATCCACCCCCATCACCACCCTCACCCCCATCCTGGTGGGCAGACCCCTGAGCCCGAGGATCCCCCAGGGGTCCCCCATACTGAGGAAGAGGGGGCTGAGGACTAA